A window of the Drosophila simulans strain w501 chromosome 2L, Prin_Dsim_3.1, whole genome shotgun sequence genome harbors these coding sequences:
- the LOC6730617 gene encoding uncharacterized protein LOC6730617 isoform X1, whose translation MRHLIMTPASLSASTPTLSTLHHQRMALQSQSQSPLASPLTPSPSSVFGSPKFPANYERSEKIKLKKVLGLTVCSNAALDVSPVSGLLAYPAGCTVVLFNAKRQTQAYLVNTSRKAFTSVAFSRCGRYVATGECGINPAIKVWELETPNGSLEHCSGGSVVAEFVDHKYAVTCVAFSPTGKYLVSVGSQHDMIVNVFDWRANLKMASNKISSKVAAVCFSEDGSYFVTVGNRHVKYWYLEGGRKYKDPIPLMGRSAILGDLRDNDFCAVACGKGICAESTYAITRQGHLVEFSSRRLLDKWVQCRTTNANCICVNERFILVGCAESIIRIFNAATLEYVTTLPRTHYLGVDVAQGIQINHIMSVPQQAKFPDCIAMVFDEQRSKVSCVYNDHSLYIWDLRDISRVGKSHSFLYHSTCIWGVETVPYNVEREPSQTLPEECFVTCSSDDTIRVWGLDGCTNNDIYRRNIYSKELLKIVYSDDELQFIKDQGSSLFDKAGNSSYDGRNGVRCIKISPELQHLASGDRCGNIRVYSLVNLRLLTTIEAHESEVLCLEYSNEKIERKLLASASRDRLIHVFDVAQNYLLLQTLDDHSSSITSIKFVGAGLNFQMISCGADKSIMFRSFQGNIFMRGTNTSGKTTLYDMEVDSNAKHILTACQDRNVRVYGTQNAKQTKTFKGSHSDEGSLIKLSLDPSGIYVATSCTDKTLAVYDYYSNECMARMYGHSELVTGLKFTNDCRHLISASGDGCIFIWQVPHDMIVTMQARMSQQRLRSGHAPLPRPLAPISPPDGIVLESPTSEIEQPQLQPKFGVAERFSDVGQLPQWAMRKAAADSDSGALSIPTPIGGSATVPGMHAASSMGNLSSSPSQQMTGLAPRARGRWAQRSTQLETADDLRSNSESPLGTVSSVGGHSGVNVQTSDYNSASSKDITYNQTYLSEDSSIDSGMETRRGELKFIGSSNNGTVVTVSSVSSMAVFASNGAMSTGSGAAQQRLQLPDKRLKPGLRFDTHTHDHDGDVEDISDGERTSSDHGMFYNNLAPSTPTDFKVTAMNEDELRKSVRRQKFEKSGLQLTPSALSGNGSSHTASTGTGTSDTEDEGSTPSAENAERSLASTLGGSSENLPQASTNSFLHAALPEGPGLTTPMERGGSSRRSISAKHNTENGKSVAAPPTITKSYTSTKKEELLQVINKVKQQLENGTRKNGNTRLNAIAEVGHRPLRGSHSISDLSLAANLDGSRNAGGGPGRYTKPVASHDTSQYTSPQNTTATAAPTNTQQQLQPPVQKQYQIPKEPHQQAQQQHQQYAPPASQQFFNCAAPKSKLQQNFQTMRQVQQHYPPYPHHVGVHQIHPPPGVPFGGSAAGSTTSMRSHSQPQNRQQQQQQQQQRAKRNPAGNNRRTPSILKHYKSCPVSPVHEEVEWSAEGNERGALLGEPKRHSVYADDARTILDMIHADTEKMIDEITRKYGDLDEPGIPASYSMPANLRNLGGLGSTGDSTPTGRTTQYYVYREFYQCERKVSLSDILQPEQFAASQRRLDEARFLETQRHSSASFFLTGQQSQESLSLLSDGDGPGSYCNSLESVLSDESDCQSAPLEYPQTQVAVLQQRHAGIRNFIIHGPVSKSYGNSPNAYGSFDYYMRQQHSTTTDSFDVTGYNLEPLKPLPSSKTYPRIAQVQVSENIPTLRSKNKQYTSGVNKSLSTDFAQQRQQRNSNPMQSGDNLFVRKPLKPKPPVPAKPHNLVSTLSHMEKQQKQKSQSRTASVVQQFEHNLQKFEKEKQREREQQRRPAMRSSVSSGALAGGSATQSCLKKVSRFDTSESSRRATSVRQKNRPKISVRFNTVSQIKYTPSAKRERLTREEEPPEMEVGSLPSDYGERSFEMYFAENGNAPENLENMQSLKLYTKPQLQAVVDEIQQEREKYRKNLDNAGKISGKGGSGKGKGAGSSTSHQCQNIAKKIDIIEKLIAMEENKMEQIRLATESRLRPFNCNAKEKGYVKSLTMNFDMLARGEDPTEDEDLASRDASDLCAYARNIRRNCSLPDVLESTDFTGIYNSQGVELAKEVIADDESGDPANPGITADSANHDDIGQTVVLRMEPGNPKTLNPMPIEESSIRRACSLSDLHMGNFGKPGKSQNGTPQKPQVQHRNGNVSRSASKRNSLQGKTGLGASSNSMNVLNQGSDSEPEDSNRLRSASNGQGRSNGPIAANRQYSNKINNVNNNRRKTPNFSSATPMQDDSSSEETPNSTVNNKPIVPPRPRNLAFDHKSKLMINNSGSPGGNAKQRSGVTSTEDFEGTDPEAQVHNVINKLYTTTQAAMQLHANLKNTLLLKELENALIMSRNMLSSITNRQADKTNNGGGGLGVGGSGGLNHDQLNADNGDYLMMVNNCADLLSNLRTKHKPDDCENNS comes from the exons ATAAAACTCAAAAAGGTCCTGGGCCTCACCGTGTGCAGCAATGCGGCTCTGGATGTGTCCCCAGTCAGCGGCCTGCTGGCCTATCCAGCTGG CTGCACCGTGGTGCTCTTCAATGCGAAACGCCAGACACAGGCCTACCTGGTCAACACCTCCCGCAAAGCATTCACATCCGTGGCGTTCTCCCGGTGTGGTCGCTACGTGGCCACCGGGGAGTGTGGCATCAATCCGGCCATCAAGGTCTGGGAGCTGGAGACTCCGAACGGAAGTCTGGAGcactgcagcggcggcagtgTTGTTGCGGAGTTTGTGGACCACAAATACGCCGTCACCTGTGTG GCCTTTTCGCCCACTGGCAAGTACCTGGTTTCGGTGGGCTCCCAGCACGACATGATTGTCAATGTGTTCGACTGGCGGGCCAACCTCAAGATGGCCTCGAATAAAATCAGCTCTAAGGTGGCTGCCGTGTGCTTTTCCGAGGATGGCAGCTACTTTGTGACCGTGGGCAATCGCCACGTGAAATACTGGTATCTGGAGGGCGGAAGAAAG TACAAGGATCCTATTCCCCTGATGGGTCGGAGCGCAATTCTGGGCGATTTGCGGGACAACGACTTTTGTGCGGTGGCGTGCGGCAAGGGGATATGTGCGGAGAGCACGTACGCTATCACGCGGCAAGGACACTTGGTGGAGTTCAGCTCCCGCCGCCTGCTCGACAAGTGGGTGCAGTGCCGCACCACCAATGCCAACTGTATCTGCGTGAATGAAAGGTTCATTCTCGTGGGCTGTGCGGAGTCCATCATCCGCATCTTCAATGCGGCCACGCTGGAATACGTGACCACTCTGCCCAGAACTCATTACCTGGGCGTGGATGTGGCCCAGGGCATCCAGATCAACCACATCATGTCGGTGCCACAGCAGGCCAAGTTCCCCGACTGCATTGCCATGGTGTTCGACGAACAGCGTTCCAAG GTGAGCTGCGTTTACAACGATCACTCTCTTTACATCTGGGATCTGCGCGACATCTCACGAGTGGGCAAGTCGCACTCGTTCCTTTATCACTCCACTTGCATCTGGGGCGTGGAGACAGTGCCATATAACGTGGAGCGGGAGCCATCGCAAACCCTTCCAGAGGAATGCTTCGTCACCTGCTCCTCGGACGACACGATCCGTGTCTGGGGATTGGACGGATGCACCAACAACGATATCTATCGGAGGAACATCTACTCCAAGGAGTTGCTGAAGATCGTCTACAGCGACGATGAACTGCAGTTTATCAAGGATCAGGGTTCGTCCCTGTTCGACAAAGCTGGAAACTCCTCCTACGATGGAAGGAATGGAGTGCGGTGCATCAAGATCAGTCCGGAACTGCAGCACTTGGCCAGTGGAGATCGTTGCGGCAACATACGCGTGTATAGTCTGGTCAATCTGCGCCTCCTCACCACCATCGAAGCCCATGAGTCTGAGGTGCTTTGCTTGGAGTATTCCAATGAGAAGATCGAACGAAAGTTATTAGCCAGTGCCAGTAGGGATCGACTGATCCATGTTTTCGACGTGGCGCAGAATTATCTACTGCTACAAACGCTGGATGATCACAGCTCCTCCATCACCTCCATTAAGTTTGTGGGTGCAGGACTCAACTTCCAGATGATCAGTTGTGGCGCCGACAAATCTATTATGTTTAGGAGTTTTCAG GGAAATATCTTCATGAGGGGCACCAACACCTCAGGAAAGACGACGTTGTACGACATGGAGGTGGACTCGAATGCCAAGCACATTTTGACCGCCTGCCAGGATCGCAACGTGCGGGTTTACGGAACCCAGAATGCCAAGCAAACAAAGACCTTCAAGGGCTCTCATTCAGACGAAGGAAGTCTGATCAAACTCAGTCTCGATCCCAGTGGCATCTATGTGGCCACTTCCTGCACGGATAAAACGCTTGCTGTTTATGATTACTACTCCAATGAGTGCATGGCAAGGATGTACGGTCACAGCGAGTTGGTCACGGGACTCAAGTTCACCAACGATTGCAGACATTTAATTTCCGCAAGTGGCGACGGTTGCATTTTCATATGGCAAGTGCCACACGATATGATAGTGACCATGCAGGCCAGGATGTCGCAACAGCGTCTCAGATCTGGACATGCTCCATTGCCGCGACCCTTGGCTCCCATTTCGCCACCGGATGGTATTGTCCTGGAATCGCCTACCAGTGAAATAGAGCAGCCGCAATTGCAGCCCAAGTTCGGAGTAGCCGAAAGGTTTTCCGATGTGGGTCAACTGCCTCAGTGGGCGATGCGAAAAGCAGCAGCCGATTCGGATAGTGGGGCCTTGTCCATACCCACGCCCATTGGTGGATCTGCAACTGTGCCTGGCATGCATGCTGCTTCATCGATGGGAAATCTAAGCTCATCGCCCAGTCAACAGATGACAGGACTGGCACCCCGGGCCAGGGGAAGATGGGCCCAGAGGAGCACTCAGTTGGAAACGGCCGATGACCTGCGTTCCAACTCCGAAAGTCCTCTGGGAACCGTTTCGTCTGTAGGTGGTCACAGCGGTGTAAATGTCCAGACCTCTGATTACAATAGTGCCTCTTCCAAGGACATTACGTACAATCAAACCTACTTGAGTGAGGACTCCTCCATCGATTCTGGGATGGAGACGCGAAGGGGCGAACTCAAGTTcattggcagcagcaacaacggaACGGTGGTCACTGTGTCCTCCGTTTCCTCGATGGCTGTTTTTGCCTCCAATGGTGCCATGTCGACGGGTTCTGGAGCTGCCCAACAGCGTCTTCAGTTGCCGGATAAACGGTTAAAGCCGGGTCTGCGATTCGATACCCATACCCATGATCACGATGGGGATGTGGAAGACATCTCCGATGGAGAGAGAACTAGCTCCGATCACGGAATGTTCTACAACAACCTCGCGCCCAGCACGCCAAC AGATTTCAAGGTGACGGCCATGAACGAGGATGAGCTGCGCAAATCGGTGCGCCGTCAGAAGTTTGAAAAGTCCGGCCTTCAGCTTACCCCTTCGGCTctcagcggaaacggaagttcGCATACTGCGAGCACCGGAACTGGGACCTCCGATACCGAAGACGAAGGCTCCACGCCCAGTGCCGAAAATGCCGAGCGGTCGCTGGCCTCGACGTTGGGTGGCAGTTCGGAGAATCTGCCCCAGGCCAGCACCAACAGCTTCCTGCACGCCGCCTTGCCAGAGGGACCGGGACTAACAACGCCAATGGAAAGGGGTGGCAGCA GTCGCCGCAGCATCAGCGCCAAGCACAATACGGAGAATGGGAAAAGCGTGGCCGCGCCGCCCACCATCACCAAGTCGTATACAAGCACCAaaaaggaggagctgctgcaggtCATCAACAAGGtcaagcagcagctggagaat GGTACGCGAAAAAATGGCAACACACGGTTGAATGCAATAGCTGAG GTAGGCCATAGACCCCTCCGGGGAAGCCATAGCATATCGGACCTGAGTCTGGCAGCCAACTTGGATGGATCGAGGAATGCGGGCGGAGGACCAGGACGTTACACGAAGCCAG TTGCCTCCCATGACACTTCGCAGTATACTAGCCCTCAAAACACAACAGCAACGGCTGCACCAACGAATAcccagcagcaactccagcCACCAGTGCAGAAGCAGTATCAAATTCCAAAGGAGCCACATCAGCaagcccagcagcaacatcagcaataTGCGCCTCCTGCCtcccaacaatttttcaactGTGCTGCCCCGAAATCGAAGCTGCAACAGAACTTCCAGACGATGCGACAGGTGCAGCAGCACTATCCGCCCTATCCACATCATGTGGGTGTGCATCAGATCCATCCGCCTCCCGGGGTTCCGTTCGGAGGATCTGCTGCGGGGTCCACAACTTCAATGCGTTCGCATTCCCAGCCGCAAAAtcgccaacagcagcagcagcagcagcaacaaagagCAAAGAGGAATCCAGCTGGGAACAACCGGCGTACGCCTAGCATCCTAAAGCACTACAAATCCTGTCCAGTTTCTCCAGTCCACGAAGAGGTGGAATGGTCTGCCGAGGGAAACGAAAGAGGAGCTCTGCTCGGCGAGCCCAAAAGGCACTCTGTTTATGCTGATGATGCTAGAACTATTCTGGACATGATCCATGCTGATACGGAAAAGATGATTGATGAGATCACCCGAAAATACGGAGATCTGGATGAACCCGGTATCCCAGCATCGTACTCCATGCCAGCGAATCTGAGAAACTTGGGAGGACTGGGTTCCACTGGTGATTCCACGCCCACTGGCAGAACTACACAGTATTACGTTTACAGGGAATTTTACCAATGCGAGAGGAAGGTGTCCCTCTCGGATATTCTGCAGCCCGAGCAATTTGCGGCCAGTCAGAGAAGATTGGACGAGGCTAGATTTTTGGAGACCCAACGCCATTCCAGTGCCAGTTTCTTCCTCACCGGCCAGCAGAGTCAGGAGTCACTCTCTCTGCTTTCCGATGGCGATGGTCCTGGAAGCTATTGCAACAGCTTGGAGAGCGTACTGTCGGATGAAAGTGATTGCCAGAGTGCTCCCCTGGAGTATCCTCAAACTCAGGTGGCTGTTCTTCAACAGCGCCATGCCGGCATCCGGAACTTTATTATCCACGGTCCGGTGTCCAAGTCCTACGGAAACAGCCCGAATGCCTACGGGAGCTTCGACTACTATATGCGACAACAGCACTCCACAACAACGGACAGCTTCGACGTCACAGGCTACAATCTGGAGCCACTGAAACCACTGCCCAGTTCTAAGACATATCCCAGGATAGCTCAGGTTCAGGTGTCTGAAAATATACCCACTCTGCGATCCAAGAATAAGCAATATACCTCAGGTGTTAACAAGTCCTTAAGTACGGACTTCGCCCAACAGCGACAGCAAAGGAATTCGAATCCCATGCAATCAGGTGACAATCTTTTTGTGAGGAAACCACTGAAACCCAAGCCGCCGGTGCCAGCAAAACCTCACAATCTAGTCAGCACCTTGAGCCACATGGAGaagcagcaaaaacagaaatccCAGTCCAGAACCGCCAGTGTTGTCCAGCAATTTGAGCATAATTTACAGAAAttcgaaaaggaaaagcaaaggGAGCGGGAACAGCAAAGGAGGCCGGCGATGCGGAGCTCAGTAAGTTCTGGAGCTCTGGCTGGAGGATCAGCCACCCAGAGTTGTCTGAAGAAAGTCTCCCGCTTTGATACCAGCGAAAGCAGTCGAAGGGCCACCAGTGTGAGACAGAAAAATAGGCCAAAGATCTCTGTGCGCTTCAACACAGTCTCGCAGATCAAGTATACGCCCAGTGCCAAGAGGGAGAGGCTGACGAGAGAAGAGGAGCCACCGGAAATGGAGGTGGGCAGCCTGCCCAGCGACTATGGAGAGCGCAGTTTCGAAATGTATTTCGCGGAGAACGGAAATGCTCCGGAGAATCTGGAAAACATGCAGAGCCTTAAACTGTACACCAAACCCCAACTCCAAGCAGTGGTGGATGAGATACAGCAGGAGCGGGAAAAGTATCGAAAAAACCTTGACAACGCTGGCAAGATTAGCGGAAAGGGAGGAAGTGGAAAGGGAAAAGGAGCAGGCAGCTCCACCAGCCACCAGTGCCAGAATATAGCCAAAAAGATCGACATCATCGAGAAGTTAATCGCCATGGAGGAGAACAAAATGGAGCAAATACGTTTGGCGACCGAATCGCGCTTGAGGCCCTTCAATTGCAATGCCAAGGAGAAGGGCTATGTGAAAAGTTTGACCATGAACTTTGACATGCTGGCCAGAGGTGAAGATCCCACAGAAGATGAGGATCTGGCATCCAGAGATGCCTCGGATTTGTGCGCCTATGCGAGGAACATCCGCAGAAACTGCAGCTTGCCAGATGTCCTGGAGAGCACCGATTTCACTGGCATCTACAACAGCCAGGGTGTGGAGTTGGCCAAGGAAGTGATTGCCGACGATGAGAGCGGGGATCCGGCGAACCCAGGGATCACTGCAGATAGCGCTAATCACGATGACATCGGACAGACTGTTGTTTTGAGGATGGAGCCAG GCAATCCCAAAACGCTCAATCCCATGCCCATCGAGGAGTCCTCCATACGCCGCGCCTGTTCGCTGAGCGACCTGCACATGGGCAACTTTGGCAAGC ctggaaaatcgcAGAATGGCACTCCACAGAAGCCGCAGGTCCAGCACCGAAATGGAAACGTCTCGCGATCGGCCAGCAAAAGGAACAGTTTGCAGGGCAAAACTGGGTTGGGTGCCTCCAGCAACTCCATGAACGTTCTCAATCAGGGC AGCGACTCGGAACCCGAGGACAGCAACCGCTTGCGAAGTGCCAGCAACGGGCAGGGACGCAGCAACGGACCCATTG CTGCGAATCGCCAGTACAGCAACAAGATTAACAATGTTAACAACAATCGGCGAAAGACGCCAAACTTTAGCAGTG CCACGCCCATGCAGGACGACTCCAGCTCCGAGGAGACGCCCAATAGCACTGTCAACAACAAGCCCATTGTGCCACCAAGGCCTAGGAACCTGGCCTTTGATCACAAGAGCAAACTGATGATCAACAACAGTGGCAGCCCCGGCGGAAATGCCAAACAGAGGAGCGGAGTGACTTCCACTGAGGATTTCGAGGGCACAGATc CTGAAGCCCAAGTACACAATGTGATCAATAAACTTTATACAACCACACAAGCAGCTATGCAGCTGCATGCGAATCTGAAGAATACGCTGCTGCTGAAGGAACTGGAGAACGCCCTGATCATGTCCAGGAATATGCTAAGCAGCATCACCAATCG ACAAGCGGATAAGACGAACAACGGAGGCGGGGGATTAGGAGTGGGTGGTAGTGGGGGATTGAACCACGATCAGCTGAACGCTGACAACGGAGACTATCTGATGATGGTCAACAACTGTGCCGATCTTTTGAGCAATTTACGCACGAAGCACAAACCCGATGACTGTGAGAATAACTCCTAG